GATAACAGAAGTTATAAATTACCTCCCGATAAGAATTTTGCAAGGGATTACAAAGATAATAGAAATAATAGAGACAAAGTTGAAAGCTGGAATAATCGAGATCGTGAGAGAGATAGGGATTCGAGAAACAGTCGAGATTTAAAAGACTATTTTGATGGTAAATATAAATCAAGTTCaggtaaataaagaaaaatatatatatttattacagTAACTTTTGTTtggtaaatgttttttaagctaATATATCCTGGTTTATCTTACGCTGTCAGGTCTTTTAAGAAACTTGTGGAAAAACATGTGTGGTTGGTGGAACTGTTGAGATATAAACCGATCATTACAATATAAAAAGATCATTACAATATAAAAAGTAGTTTCTTTAGAATTATCAAAACGGTAATTATACCAGTATTATCAGCAAAGTGTCAACAACAATAAATACAACCTGCTACTAAATAGGAAGTTTTAAGTAACCAACTTGTTAACACTTGATAAActggaattttgtttttttgtgtgatTTATGTAGTTTACTTACTGGAAGTATAATTTATTATAATATGTATTAAGTATAAATGGAAAAGCCTCCTAATTATGTTTCAACTGTAAGAAAGAGAGAAAAACTTGATTGGTTAAAACTTAACTAATTCATGTACTCTTTCACCCCTCAGGGTTTGTCCTGCTGTTCGTACCACCTCTTTATCTTTTTACAGGTTCTTCTTCACAAAGAGATACAAAATACAATTCACTGAGTGTTAAAACTCATGGACAGTCTACTCCTTTATCTTCTTCCACTTCTCTGAATcggtaaacaaattttttgtaatgttttatgttgttttgttgAATTCTACCTGGTAAAATTGTCTTGCAGTTTCAAGATTTTATGCCTTAAGTTTATAATCTAAGTAGCCGACATTTTATCCTAATACTAATAGCTCGTATCGTGGCACTCCAGACCAAATTAATGGTGTTTATGATGTTCTCCAAGACATTTCACCACCTGGCACTCCCACAAACGATGATGTCATAAACATTTCCAATATATCACCTGCTCCAGTGTACACGCCGCATGGTTGTTCGCCTCTGCTAAACTCCTCAAATTCAATCATGCCGTTACCCACCACTCCTTGCACACCATTGTTGTCACCTGTTGTTTTAAATGCAGCTGTCGTGGGGCAACTCCCTGCACCATTTCTTCATCCGTTGCAACAAGCGTTATTGCTGCAGCAACAGCAAATTCCATTGGTATGATTAAATGttgcattattttaaaaaagaatttaaaattctCAAAGCATGAAGCAGTCATGACAAAGAACAAAAAGAGCTTctttataattttcatatttttcttttctactTTATAGAATAAGGATATGTATGGCTCTCCAAAATTACCAACCGTGAAAAATCATTTTGCTGATACAGGTATGCAATCAATCAACTTAAAATACTTATTCTTGTGTTATTGTttattctttcttattattacCTGACTGATGCAAAAATCCGGTTGGTATGAAAAAATCCGATGATTTAATTGGTTTACGTCTTATTTTAACCGGTAGAGACCTGTTATGAAGCCATACTAACCGGTTTTGGGAGCCATTATAAAAATGGTAacataaaaacgtaaacaaattaaaaacattttcatagaacacaaaaaatataaaagaggcTCACTTAATACCATCTTTTCGTTTCAATTCACATAAACAATGATTCGAATTTGTTTTGTGtacttacaaatttttaaaatcgaacgatcttaaattcgaaaagtaTCAAAATCGAACATGCgtttttttcttccttgttgCCTGAAAATAGCAACTTAAATAtggctttgtttgtttgttcagaaaggaatatttatttgcagaccagatacagtcaggtaataaaacggatactgaccggttttgatggTTGCACTGTAAAATGCAATACCCTTGGTCAAGGGCACAGACCTCGCAAGTTTGGTCTGTACTTTTGACCTCGGGCTTTGTGATTTTACAGTACAACATCCAAACCGGTCATTATCCGTTAATTACTGCTTcgtattttgtattattttgttgtttctgCTGAAATCCTGACGTTATTTCTCCTCTTTCTACAGGTTCTGCTTCTTCATCACCAcgtctttcttcttcttttcaccAAAAGTCGTCACCTCTACATTCATCACGTAGCAACAGTAGCTCTACGCCTCCGCCTCCACCGCCGCCACCGAAAGTTCAACATTTGGAATCCAGAGAGGGCGGGAGAAATAAACTCGATCGATATCATCGAAACAACTCTAGCTTTGATGCTAGATCCGAGCACCACTCGCCGCGGAATGATCTTCAAAATAGATCGAAATCTTTTGACTGTCGCAGTGATGACACTTCTTTGAAACCAAAATCCAGTGAGACGAGATACAACTCGGAAAGAAGTCTGAAAAAGCAACAACAGAAAAAAGACAACGAGCTGACGTTTCCGGAATTACCAAGTGTCGATCATCATTTTGTGAACTACACACATTTTCTTGGTGATTTTGCTTCTGCATTTTCGGGTAGTGTGGTTGAAAAACAGGTTAGTATACCTGTAGTGTTACTTTCCCTTAGATAAGCTTACTTACTTGTATAGCGTAGGGGGAGTGGTTAGTTGTCTTCTTTGTTAGTTGGCCTTTTTTGTTAATGGTTCCCTAACTTAAAAATTGGAACTATTACTTTATTGCAATTAATACCACAACCTAAAGAATTTGTACAGTTACCTCAAACTCTCTGGGAACgaccaaatataatttttaaagagggtagagttttgttttatttattcgtTGTTGCTGTTGagctttttgtttatatatctgCTTAGGTGTCAGCTGTTTGGGACGAAACAATGGGTTATCTTCACGCTGACGGCTGCCAAACCAAACACAGACTCTTTATGGCAAGAAATGATAGCGATCTTCAAGAGTTGAAGTTTGATGTCTCATCTAACTGGTAAGTTAAGACTTTATgggttttaagtttttttaactcACTCTTCGTATCTGGGTTTGTATATTTCAGATGCCTTAAACTCTCCATTCATTGATCTCGAGTGTTTTAACTAGTTATGGGTGCTATCGTCTCCGTGTAGTTATTGAATGTAGATTTTGGTTTTATTAAGACAAGAAGGGTGTTTTGGGGATTTACAGGTGTAAACATCATTTTGTCGTTCATTCTTCACCAATAAGACATTAGTATTTATGCTAGTCGGCCTGTTACACGACTCAACAAATTGCGGGTATTATTAAAATAGGGACTTCATACCTCTTGCGAAATCTGTTGGGAATATGTGCAGAAAATTGGACATTGTATTGTCTTTTTTTAGGAATGGAGCGTTGAACACAGTACTTGTTAAAGTGGAGAGTTTGCAAGATTCC
The genomic region above belongs to Hydractinia symbiolongicarpus strain clone_291-10 chromosome 4, HSymV2.1, whole genome shotgun sequence and contains:
- the LOC130641145 gene encoding probable serine/threonine-protein kinase DDB_G0276461, which codes for MAAQARSYEKSISYSSRQVDDKYIPKNHRHSNHQPSSRDSSPYRNKLNHHSSPNGRKRPYDSPSSVSSKHSNSPYEVSRKKDRGMNNPVKSSNTQQIDSDWSQHVSSSGKVYYYNRRTEESQWEVPKDWIDRQKETKNIQRNNHFSRDTRTSNSNNKNFSQNDKINKDTRDNRSYKLPPDKNFARDYKDNRNNRDKVESWNNRDRERDRDSRNSRDLKDYFDGKYKSSSGSSSQRDTKYNSLSVKTHGQSTPLSSSTSLNRSYRGTPDQINGVYDVLQDISPPGTPTNDDVINISNISPAPVYTPHGCSPLLNSSNSIMPLPTTPCTPLLSPVVLNAAVVGQLPAPFLHPLQQALLLQQQQIPLNKDMYGSPKLPTVKNHFADTGSASSSPRLSSSFHQKSSPLHSSRSNSSSTPPPPPPPPKVQHLESREGGRNKLDRYHRNNSSFDARSEHHSPRNDLQNRSKSFDCRSDDTSLKPKSSETRYNSERSLKKQQQKKDNELTFPELPSVDHHFVNYTHFLGDFASAFSGSVVEKQVSAVWDETMGYLHADGCQTKHRLFMARNDSDLQELKFDVSSNWNGALNTVLVKVESLQDSSMTSSESRSRDHKPTPMPRKQKYDTSIDANGIENENKSNSSVNPERHEELVDAKLPNVNDSRTIR